The region CGTTCTGCGGCATGTCGACCACGGCTTCCGGGAACGGCCCGGCCGAGGCCCGCACGCCCGGTCGGTGCGCGGTACGTGCCAGCCGGGTGCCGGAGACCTTCGTCGCGTCGAACGTGGCGACGACGTGGGCGCCATGGGCCTGGCCGAAGCTCCGGTCGAACGGCCCGGACGCGACGTCCAGCAGCCCGAGGGCGACCACCAGGGCCATGGAGGAGACGAGGACCACTGCCCCGATCACGGCAGTCTGCAGCCGGCGGCGGCGCACGGCCGCGCGCGAGGCGCGCCACACCGCGCTCATGCCGACCGCTCCAGGGTCCGCTCCCCGGTGATCCGGCCGTCGGCCATCGTCACCAGGCGGCCGGCACAGCGCGTCGCCAGCCGCTGATCGTGCGTCACCAGCAGAAGGGTCTGGCCCAGTTCGTTGAGGTCGATGAGCAGATCCATCACCTGCTCGCCCGCGTGGCTGTCCAGCGCGCCGGTCGGCTCGTCCGCCAGCAGCAGCGCGGGGCGGTTCATCAGCGCGCGGGCCACCGCGACACGCTGGCGCTCGCCGCCGCTGAGCGCGGCGGGGTAGACGTTCCTGCGGTCGGCGATGCCGAGCTCGTCCAGCAACTCCAGCGCCCGGCGCCGGGCCTGACGGGCCGTGGTTCCGGTGAGCTGGGCGGACAGGGCGACGTTGTCGATCGCGGGCAGGTCGTCGATGAGG is a window of Streptomyces mirabilis DNA encoding:
- a CDS encoding ABC transporter ATP-binding protein; the encoded protein is MTTEDISDGTAPGAAPAAVRDQEVVRVSGLRKEYGDTVALDGVSLEIRAGEAVAVMGPSGCGKSTLLNMVAGLDRPSAGSVRVHGEDLGRINETGLALFRRRRIGMIFQFFNLIDDLPAIDNVALSAQLTGTTARQARRRALELLDELGIADRRNVYPAALSGGERQRVAVARALMNRPALLLADEPTGALDSHAGEQVMDLLIDLNELGQTLLLVTHDQRLATRCAGRLVTMADGRITGERTLERSA